The Thermoanaerobaculia bacterium genome has a segment encoding these proteins:
- a CDS encoding KH domain-containing protein has translation MLAVVRLLVDDPKEARVDAVAQGADQLLEIRVQENDRGKIIGRRGRTIEALRALTDIRGEREGQSYEVEVSDD, from the coding sequence CTGCTCGCGGTCGTCCGCCTGCTGGTGGACGACCCCAAGGAGGCGCGGGTCGACGCGGTGGCGCAGGGCGCCGATCAACTGCTCGAAATCCGCGTGCAGGAGAACGATCGCGGCAAGATCATCGGACGGCGCGGCCGCACCATCGAAGCACTGCGCGCGCTGACCGACATCCGCGGCGAGCGGGAAGGGCAGTCGTATGAGGTCGAAGTTTCAGACGACTGA
- the pyk gene encoding pyruvate kinase — protein sequence MERRAKIVATLGPATSDERMLGRLLAAGADVLRFNLSHGSQESHRRTIRLVRKVARARGLQIPVLLDLMGPRYRLGEIAGGPRLLRAGQRLTLGEPSPRVDLPVDDPDFLHHLRVGERVLIDNGLVELEIVAKRGRAVTARVIHGGAVSTRKGINLPDSKLPFTISEKDASDIAFAVEERADYIAASYIGRARDIAAIRAIVAAHGAAIPIVAKLERAAAIEHIDEIVAAADAVMVARGDLGVEVPLHQVPVLQKRIIAAGRRLGKPVIVATQMLESMMVQPRPTRAETSDVANAVFDGADALMLSGETAAGGFPTEAVRTMAKIIVEAEIYKLKTFQSGEVPRDPALPAGRFPAPAPRTLQAPAAAAEEHGAAGGAIEIADVIAAAAVHAASKLDGSRIVAFSQGGFTARRLARYRPVVPTFVFTTDAQVARRIQLLWGMRPIHLARDVQHREDLIEIVERELLERRLVRPGECVILLMGFPIRQKALTNLLRIHRVRGQIPGRSKGPVSSGTRPR from the coding sequence ATGGAACGACGCGCCAAGATCGTAGCCACGCTCGGACCGGCGACCTCCGACGAGCGCATGCTCGGCCGGTTGCTCGCCGCGGGCGCCGACGTCCTGCGTTTCAACCTCTCCCACGGCTCCCAGGAGTCCCACCGCCGGACGATCCGGCTGGTGCGCAAGGTGGCGCGGGCGCGCGGTCTCCAGATTCCGGTCCTGCTCGATCTCATGGGCCCACGCTACCGGCTCGGCGAGATCGCCGGCGGGCCCCGGCTGCTCCGCGCCGGGCAACGCCTGACCCTGGGCGAGCCATCGCCGCGCGTCGACCTGCCGGTCGACGACCCCGACTTCCTGCACCACCTGCGGGTCGGCGAGCGCGTCCTCATCGACAACGGCCTGGTGGAGCTCGAGATCGTCGCCAAACGCGGCAGAGCGGTCACGGCCAGGGTCATCCACGGCGGCGCGGTCTCGACCCGCAAGGGAATCAACCTGCCCGATTCGAAGCTCCCCTTCACGATCTCGGAGAAGGACGCCTCGGACATCGCCTTCGCCGTCGAAGAGCGCGCCGACTACATCGCCGCGAGCTACATCGGCCGGGCGCGAGACATCGCGGCGATCCGGGCGATCGTGGCGGCCCACGGCGCGGCAATTCCGATCGTCGCCAAGCTGGAGCGCGCAGCGGCGATCGAGCACATCGACGAGATCGTCGCGGCGGCCGACGCCGTCATGGTGGCGCGCGGCGACCTCGGCGTCGAAGTGCCGCTGCACCAGGTTCCGGTGCTGCAGAAGCGCATCATCGCGGCCGGACGCAGGCTGGGGAAACCGGTCATCGTCGCGACCCAGATGCTCGAGTCGATGATGGTCCAGCCACGTCCGACGCGCGCCGAGACCTCGGACGTGGCGAACGCCGTCTTCGACGGCGCCGACGCGCTGATGCTGTCGGGCGAGACGGCGGCCGGGGGCTTCCCCACCGAAGCGGTGCGTACGATGGCGAAGATCATCGTCGAGGCCGAGATCTACAAGCTCAAGACCTTTCAGAGCGGCGAAGTACCGCGCGATCCGGCGCTCCCGGCCGGCCGATTCCCGGCGCCCGCGCCACGTACCCTGCAGGCGCCCGCCGCGGCGGCCGAAGAGCACGGTGCGGCCGGCGGCGCGATCGAGATCGCCGACGTCATCGCCGCCGCCGCCGTGCACGCGGCGAGCAAGCTCGACGGCAGCCGGATCGTCGCCTTCTCCCAGGGCGGCTTCACCGCCCGCCGGCTGGCGCGCTATCGCCCGGTCGTGCCGACCTTCGTCTTCACCACCGACGCGCAGGTCGCGCGACGGATCCAGCTCCTGTGGGGAATGCGCCCGATCCACCTCGCCCGCGACGTGCAGCATCGCGAGGACCTGATCGAGATCGTCGAACGGGAGCTCCTCGAGCGGCGGCTCGTCCGGCCGGGCGAGTGCGTGATCCTCCTGATGGGATTCCCGATCCGCCAGAAGGCG
- the ffh gene encoding signal recognition particle protein, translating into MFEGLQDKFQEVFRRLKGEGRITEEHLAAALKQIRLALLEADVHFRVVKEFLARVEEKALGGKVLESLSPAQQVIKIVHDELTATLGGEDARELKMDGAPAVLLMCGLQGSGKTTTCGKLARRLAARGRYPLLVAADLQRAAAVEQLVQVGARVDIPVLRPEPGESVVALAQRSLREARERGRDVVILDTAGRLHVDQELMAEIAKIAATVSPDEVLYVADSMTGQDAVRSAQEFARVLPLTGVLLTKLDGDARGGAALSVRAVAQVPIRFVGVGEKPEDLELFSPARMASRILGMGDVMALIEKAQETVDAKEAQRLAERLSRNEFTLEDLRDQLRQVKKLGSLKSVLGMLPKMGGLKGLGDVSEADEKRLSHTEAIINAMTLEERRTPGLLNASRKKRVARGSGTSVQEINQLIKQYLQMKRMMKGVKSGWMKKAFGGGLPAGLGGPGGPGATLGGRRNR; encoded by the coding sequence ATGTTCGAAGGCCTGCAGGACAAATTCCAGGAAGTCTTCCGCCGCCTGAAGGGCGAGGGCAGGATCACCGAGGAGCACCTCGCTGCGGCGCTGAAGCAGATCCGGCTCGCGCTGCTCGAGGCCGACGTCCATTTCCGGGTGGTCAAGGAGTTCCTCGCCCGGGTCGAAGAAAAGGCGCTCGGCGGCAAGGTACTCGAGAGTCTCTCGCCGGCCCAGCAGGTGATCAAGATCGTCCACGACGAGCTCACCGCGACGCTGGGCGGGGAGGATGCCCGCGAGCTCAAGATGGACGGCGCGCCCGCCGTTCTGCTGATGTGCGGCCTGCAGGGCTCCGGCAAGACCACCACCTGCGGCAAGCTGGCCCGCCGGCTGGCCGCCCGCGGGCGCTATCCGCTGCTGGTGGCGGCCGACCTCCAGCGCGCCGCCGCCGTGGAGCAGCTCGTCCAGGTCGGCGCCCGGGTCGACATTCCGGTCCTGCGGCCAGAGCCCGGGGAGTCGGTGGTGGCCCTCGCGCAGCGTTCGCTCCGCGAGGCGCGCGAGCGCGGCCGCGATGTCGTGATTCTCGACACCGCCGGGCGCCTGCACGTCGACCAGGAACTGATGGCCGAGATCGCGAAGATCGCCGCGACGGTCTCTCCCGACGAGGTCCTCTACGTCGCCGATTCGATGACCGGGCAGGACGCCGTGCGCTCCGCCCAGGAGTTCGCCCGGGTGCTGCCGCTCACCGGGGTGCTGCTCACCAAGCTCGACGGCGACGCCCGGGGCGGCGCCGCCCTGTCGGTGCGCGCTGTCGCCCAGGTGCCGATCCGCTTTGTCGGCGTCGGCGAGAAGCCCGAGGACCTCGAGCTCTTCTCGCCGGCACGCATGGCTTCGCGGATCCTCGGCATGGGCGACGTCATGGCGCTCATCGAGAAGGCCCAGGAGACGGTCGACGCCAAGGAGGCCCAGCGCCTCGCCGAGCGCCTGAGCCGCAACGAGTTCACCCTCGAGGACCTCCGCGACCAGTTGCGGCAGGTGAAGAAGCTCGGCTCGCTGAAGAGCGTCCTCGGCATGCTCCCCAAGATGGGGGGGCTGAAAGGGCTCGGCGACGTCTCCGAGGCAGACGAGAAACGCCTTTCCCACACCGAAGCGATCATCAATGCCATGACCCTCGAGGAGCGCCGGACACCAGGGCTCCTGAACGCCAGCCGCAAGAAGCGGGTGGCGCGCGGCTCGGGCACCTCCGTCCAGGAGATCAACCAGCTCATCAAGCAGTACCTGCAGATGAAGCGCATGATGAAGGGCGTCAAGTCCGGCTGGATGAAGAAGGCCTTCGGCGGCGGCCTCCCCGCCGGTCTCGGCGGCCCGGGGGGCCCAGGCGCGACGCTCGGGGGGCGGCGAAACCGCTGA
- a CDS encoding tetratricopeptide repeat protein: protein MAIDRPQVIASAEKLVSRGKIEAAIKEYRKLLTENPNDASTLNRLGDLYARIDRIDEAVRLFSQIADRYTDDGFFVKAIAIYKKIIKLDPTRLAVYERLAELYHKQGLIPEARTQYQVLVDYYQKHDNPASAIGVLQKMAILVPDDPAPHVKLAELFHDQKLTEKALAEYRLIADLMLRHNKVEEATQVYAKAIEAEPGDIAFITDAVLGLKDAGHIGAAARLLALAVERNPQAEKIARIAGLHGARTASPAEAQRATGAPLKVSDVTSGGVESREALHLDSSLLESHFPEPLGHSPPLAPVRPSAASPLASAPVVPVTPPLLRPVDEGEVDFVLELPDDLEPRPSTQVSPTDDMLRRSPESPWFDGGQPIEPEVEFELDLDLDGIQMLEPVSESPASPVSGTSALTPDFEAEPFAAAPPPATASPDPPVAEVELPVAARPHPAATATPPQRPLPPELAPPESEGVYEIDWSFEPEPALDLPDVSGSRMAAPVLNLEELERTSYEVVPPQASGARRQDDLLAEAEVFRKYGLREKAHDRVRELLQLNSRHLGANALLVSLWIDEGKFDRALARANQLKRLAEESQDESVWHQVRNRLVKAGFQVEGEVVVALPVPTPKKKDKISALLDDLAGRSSTAARAGAKPASSRPEASPPPAALRPALPEAPASAQASAVPPAPTLPAPAPPAVAPVAAATELSAEPWHAGLHDAGPLDDELPEIVIPIARPPKSASPAGPAPAATSAASTKSGAAPAKPPAEAGRPAAGVEPPPAATANPLPAPVVPPVAPAQSVTPERLAADESLSWLDQAVAAPRAPGTSEGEKLFDDEEGFFDLAAELEQELSKEDLLTGRDLMPTPQEQSLEEIVEGFKRGVAESLSAEDYDTHYNLGIAYREMGLLDEAIGEFQLASKEPRYLIDCASLLGGCFLEKGLPELAIKWYQRGLEIPNLPEEAFLGMLYDLGNVYVFQNDLDKARKTFVEIYGVNSNYRDVVAKLADLDPTH from the coding sequence ATGGCGATCGACCGTCCGCAGGTCATCGCTTCGGCGGAGAAGCTCGTCTCGCGCGGCAAGATCGAGGCCGCCATCAAGGAGTACCGCAAGCTCCTCACCGAGAACCCGAACGACGCTTCGACGCTCAACCGGCTCGGGGACCTCTACGCACGCATCGACCGCATCGACGAGGCCGTTCGTCTCTTCTCGCAGATCGCCGACCGCTACACGGACGACGGTTTCTTCGTCAAGGCGATCGCGATCTACAAGAAGATCATCAAGCTCGATCCAACGCGCCTGGCGGTGTACGAACGGCTGGCAGAGCTCTACCACAAGCAGGGCCTCATCCCGGAGGCGCGCACCCAGTACCAGGTGCTCGTCGACTACTACCAGAAGCACGACAATCCGGCTTCGGCGATCGGCGTGCTGCAGAAGATGGCGATCCTGGTGCCCGACGATCCGGCGCCGCACGTCAAGCTCGCCGAGCTCTTCCATGATCAGAAGCTGACCGAGAAGGCGCTCGCCGAGTACCGGCTGATCGCCGACCTGATGCTGCGCCACAACAAGGTCGAAGAGGCGACGCAGGTTTACGCCAAGGCGATCGAGGCCGAACCCGGCGATATCGCTTTCATCACGGATGCGGTGCTCGGTTTGAAGGACGCCGGGCACATCGGCGCCGCGGCGCGCCTCCTGGCGCTCGCCGTGGAGAGGAATCCCCAGGCCGAAAAGATCGCCCGGATCGCCGGCCTGCACGGTGCGCGCACCGCCTCGCCCGCGGAGGCCCAGCGGGCGACGGGCGCACCGCTCAAGGTCTCGGACGTGACGAGCGGTGGAGTCGAGTCTCGCGAGGCCCTGCATCTCGACTCGAGCCTGCTCGAGAGCCACTTCCCGGAGCCGCTCGGCCATTCGCCGCCGCTCGCACCGGTCCGCCCTTCCGCCGCCTCTCCCCTGGCCTCCGCGCCGGTGGTGCCGGTGACGCCTCCACTGCTGCGGCCGGTCGACGAGGGCGAGGTCGATTTCGTCCTCGAGCTGCCGGACGACCTCGAGCCGCGGCCTTCGACCCAGGTCAGTCCGACCGACGACATGCTGCGGCGCTCCCCGGAGTCGCCCTGGTTCGACGGCGGGCAGCCGATCGAGCCCGAGGTGGAGTTCGAGCTCGATCTCGACCTCGATGGTATCCAGATGCTCGAGCCCGTCAGCGAGTCTCCGGCTTCGCCGGTGTCGGGGACGTCCGCGCTGACTCCCGACTTCGAGGCGGAGCCCTTTGCTGCCGCGCCCCCGCCAGCCACGGCATCGCCTGACCCGCCGGTCGCCGAGGTCGAGCTGCCGGTTGCCGCCCGTCCTCACCCGGCAGCCACCGCCACGCCGCCCCAGCGCCCGCTGCCCCCGGAGCTCGCTCCGCCGGAGTCCGAAGGGGTCTACGAGATCGACTGGAGTTTCGAGCCGGAGCCGGCGCTCGACCTTCCCGACGTCTCCGGCTCCCGCATGGCGGCGCCGGTCCTGAACCTCGAAGAGCTCGAGCGCACCTCCTACGAGGTTGTGCCGCCGCAGGCGTCCGGCGCTCGCCGGCAGGACGACCTCCTGGCGGAGGCCGAAGTGTTCCGCAAGTACGGTCTGCGCGAGAAGGCGCACGACCGGGTCCGGGAGTTGCTGCAGCTCAACTCGCGCCACCTCGGGGCCAACGCCCTTCTGGTCTCGCTGTGGATCGACGAGGGCAAGTTCGACAGGGCCCTGGCGCGGGCCAACCAGCTCAAACGCCTGGCCGAAGAGAGCCAAGACGAGAGCGTCTGGCACCAGGTCCGCAACCGGTTGGTCAAGGCGGGTTTTCAGGTCGAGGGCGAGGTGGTGGTCGCCCTCCCGGTGCCGACGCCGAAGAAGAAGGACAAGATCTCGGCGCTGCTCGACGACCTAGCGGGCCGGTCGTCGACCGCTGCGCGAGCCGGCGCCAAGCCGGCGTCGTCCCGTCCCGAGGCGAGCCCTCCGCCGGCCGCCCTCCGCCCGGCCCTGCCCGAGGCGCCCGCCTCCGCGCAGGCATCCGCGGTGCCGCCGGCTCCAACGCTTCCGGCCCCTGCGCCACCGGCAGTCGCCCCGGTTGCGGCCGCCACCGAGCTCTCCGCCGAGCCGTGGCATGCCGGACTGCACGATGCCGGTCCGCTCGACGACGAGCTGCCCGAGATCGTCATCCCGATCGCGCGGCCGCCGAAGTCCGCTTCGCCGGCCGGACCAGCCCCGGCCGCGACATCGGCAGCCTCGACGAAGTCCGGGGCGGCGCCGGCCAAGCCGCCGGCGGAAGCCGGCAGGCCTGCGGCAGGTGTCGAGCCGCCGCCGGCGGCAACGGCGAATCCCCTGCCGGCGCCTGTCGTGCCCCCCGTGGCGCCCGCACAATCCGTCACACCCGAGCGCCTTGCCGCCGACGAGAGCCTCTCCTGGCTGGACCAGGCTGTCGCAGCCCCCAGGGCGCCCGGCACCAGCGAAGGCGAGAAGCTCTTCGACGACGAAGAGGGCTTCTTCGACCTGGCGGCGGAGCTCGAGCAGGAGCTCTCGAAGGAGGACCTGCTCACCGGACGCGATCTCATGCCGACGCCGCAGGAGCAGTCGCTCGAGGAGATCGTCGAGGGCTTCAAGCGCGGCGTCGCGGAGAGCCTCTCGGCCGAGGACTACGACACGCACTACAACCTCGGCATCGCGTACCGTGAGATGGGCCTCCTGGACGAGGCGATCGGCGAGTTCCAGCTGGCCTCGAAGGAGCCGCGATATCTCATCGACTGCGCTTCGCTCCTGGGCGGCTGCTTCCTCGAAAAGGGCCTCCCCGAGCTCGCGATCAAGTGGTACCAGCGCGGGCTGGAGATCCCGAACCTGCCGGAAGAGGCCTTCCTGGGCATGCTCTACGATCTCGGCAACGTCTACGTCTTCCAGAACGACCTCGACAAGGCGCGCAAGACCTTCGTCGAGATCTACGGCGTCAACTCGAACTACCGCGACGTCGTGGCAAAGCTGGCCGACCTCGA
- the trmD gene encoding tRNA (guanosine(37)-N1)-methyltransferase TrmD has translation MRIQVLTIFPGLFGPFLETTLLGRAIERGLLDVEVRDLREFATDRHRSVDDEPFGGGGGMVMTAPPWLRAVRQLSLGTTPWRVMLSPQGRRLDEPKVRELAGRGDLLLLCGRYEGIDERVRQTVVDEEISVGDFVVSGGELPAMLLIEAVSRQVPGVVQRTDSVERDSFRAGLLDFPHYTRPAEVEGLAVPEVLLSGDHAAIERWRELEALRRTLEKRPDLLATAPLSPAQARELARLRAVTPPAGLP, from the coding sequence GTGCGCATTCAAGTCCTGACCATCTTTCCCGGGCTTTTCGGGCCCTTTCTCGAGACCACTCTTCTCGGGCGGGCCATCGAACGCGGGCTGCTGGATGTCGAGGTTCGTGATCTGCGCGAGTTCGCGACCGATCGCCACCGCTCGGTCGACGACGAGCCGTTCGGCGGCGGCGGCGGCATGGTGATGACCGCGCCCCCCTGGCTGCGGGCGGTGCGCCAGCTCTCCCTCGGGACCACTCCCTGGCGGGTGATGCTCTCCCCCCAGGGCCGGAGGCTCGATGAGCCCAAGGTCCGCGAGCTCGCGGGCCGGGGGGATCTGTTGCTGCTCTGTGGCCGCTACGAGGGCATCGACGAACGCGTGCGCCAGACGGTCGTCGACGAGGAGATCTCGGTCGGCGACTTCGTCGTCTCCGGGGGCGAGCTGCCGGCGATGCTGCTCATCGAGGCGGTGTCGCGCCAGGTTCCCGGGGTGGTGCAGCGGACCGATTCGGTCGAGCGCGACAGCTTTCGCGCCGGCCTGCTCGATTTTCCGCACTACACCCGGCCGGCCGAGGTCGAAGGGCTGGCAGTTCCCGAGGTTCTGCTCTCGGGTGACCATGCCGCCATCGAGCGCTGGCGTGAGCTCGAGGCTCTCCGCCGGACGCTCGAGAAGCGGCCGGATCTCCTGGCGACCGCCCCCCTCTCCCCGGCCCAAGCCCGAGAACTGGCGCGCCTTCGAGCCGTCACGCCACCCGCCGGGTTGCCCTAA
- the rpsP gene encoding 30S ribosomal protein S16, whose protein sequence is MLKIRLRRMGATNKAFYRLIVSDSRKATSSAALEEVGTYDPRQDPPRILIDRPRIDYWVGQGALLSDSVKQIVARSAS, encoded by the coding sequence ATGCTCAAGATTCGGCTCCGCCGGATGGGCGCGACGAACAAGGCCTTTTACCGGCTGATCGTTTCCGATTCGCGCAAGGCAACGTCCTCTGCCGCCCTCGAAGAGGTCGGCACCTACGATCCGCGCCAGGACCCGCCGCGGATCCTGATCGATCGCCCGCGGATCGACTACTGGGTCGGCCAGGGCGCGCTGCTCTCCGACTCCGTCAAGCAGATTGTCGCCCGCTCTGCCAGCTGA
- a CDS encoding FkbM family methyltransferase: MQRLPFYVTLSPSPRMLDLAALFSKHQLDARGVIHVGAHEGQELPLYRAMGFRHILLVEANPAVFARLNASVAGDSGLELALCAVGESDGLATLRLTTFDQSSSLLPLKLHREVYPEIEECGTLSVPARRLDSLLAERPGGVGDFNLLVLDVQGAELQVLRGAEGSLAGFDAVLSEINFAELYEGCALAPELDAFLADRGFRRVATACFHHPTWGDALYLRPAPAQPAAGRDSEAGTLA, from the coding sequence TTGCAGCGACTGCCATTTTACGTCACTCTGTCGCCTTCGCCCCGCATGCTCGACCTCGCCGCCCTCTTCTCCAAGCACCAGCTCGACGCCCGGGGAGTGATCCACGTCGGAGCCCACGAAGGCCAGGAGTTGCCGCTCTACCGCGCGATGGGCTTCCGGCACATTCTGCTGGTCGAGGCCAATCCGGCCGTCTTCGCCCGTCTGAATGCTTCGGTCGCGGGCGATTCCGGCCTTGAGCTCGCCCTTTGTGCTGTTGGCGAGAGCGACGGTCTGGCCACCCTCCGCCTGACGACTTTCGACCAGTCGAGCTCCCTGCTGCCGCTGAAGCTCCACCGCGAGGTCTATCCCGAGATCGAAGAGTGCGGGACACTCTCGGTGCCGGCTCGGCGTCTGGACAGCCTGCTCGCCGAACGTCCTGGTGGCGTGGGCGACTTCAATCTCCTGGTCCTCGACGTCCAGGGAGCGGAGCTCCAGGTGCTGCGCGGCGCCGAAGGCTCCCTGGCCGGCTTTGACGCCGTGCTCTCGGAGATCAACTTCGCCGAGCTCTATGAGGGTTGCGCGCTCGCCCCCGAGCTCGACGCCTTCCTCGCCGACCGGGGCTTCCGGCGCGTGGCGACCGCGTGCTTTCACCACCCCACCTGGGGGGACGCTCTCTACCTGCGTCCGGCTCCCGCCCAACCGGCGGCGGGGCGCGACTCCGAGGCCGGGACGCTCGCATGA
- a CDS encoding ribonuclease HII, whose amino-acid sequence MRGLEDRLQQSGFAKVAGVDEAGRGCLAGPVVAAAVIPHPDRLVPGADDSKRLSPEVRTRLAAAIRETALAVAVVAVAAEVIDRINILQATRLAMRQAVGSLTVRPDAVVVDAVTLDDLEPAQSPRRPLPSLAIVKADAWSYAVACASIVAKVERDRMLVDFDREFPCYGFARHKGYGAPDHLEALAKYGPSPLHRLTFRSVLPRSVERAA is encoded by the coding sequence ATGCGAGGGCTGGAAGACCGCCTTCAGCAATCGGGGTTCGCGAAGGTTGCGGGTGTCGATGAGGCCGGGCGCGGTTGCCTCGCGGGCCCGGTCGTCGCTGCCGCGGTCATTCCGCACCCGGATCGCCTGGTCCCCGGAGCGGACGATTCGAAGCGGCTCTCTCCCGAGGTGCGCACGCGACTCGCGGCGGCCATCCGCGAGACGGCGCTTGCCGTCGCGGTCGTCGCCGTTGCCGCCGAAGTGATCGATCGCATCAACATCCTGCAGGCTACCCGACTCGCGATGCGCCAGGCCGTCGGCAGTCTGACGGTGCGTCCGGACGCCGTCGTGGTGGATGCGGTAACCCTCGACGACCTGGAACCTGCGCAGTCGCCTCGGCGTCCCCTGCCGAGTCTCGCGATCGTGAAAGCGGACGCGTGGAGCTACGCCGTGGCCTGCGCGTCGATCGTCGCCAAGGTGGAGCGGGATCGCATGCTCGTCGATTTCGACCGCGAATTCCCCTGTTACGGCTTCGCGCGGCACAAAGGCTACGGCGCTCCGGACCACCTGGAGGCGTTGGCGAAGTACGGCCCGAGTCCGCTCCATCGCCTGACCTTCCGCTCCGTTCTTCCCCGGTCCGTCGAGAGGGCCGCCTGA
- the rplS gene encoding 50S ribosomal protein L19, which yields MHTLIDVERSYLRQDVPEFRAGDTVRVQVRVKEGDKERLQAFQGVVIARKGSGTREMFTVRKISGATGVERIFPLHAPVVDRIEVLRRGKVRRSKLFYLRGLRGKAARIEERRDEAPAPARG from the coding sequence ATGCACACTTTGATCGATGTCGAGCGCAGCTACCTGCGCCAGGATGTTCCGGAGTTCCGCGCAGGAGATACCGTGCGTGTGCAGGTCCGGGTGAAGGAAGGCGACAAGGAGCGCTTGCAGGCATTTCAGGGAGTCGTGATTGCCCGCAAGGGCAGTGGCACCCGAGAGATGTTCACGGTGCGCAAGATCTCCGGCGCGACCGGCGTCGAGCGCATCTTCCCGCTCCACGCCCCGGTCGTGGACCGCATCGAAGTCCTCCGCCGCGGCAAGGTCCGCCGCTCCAAGCTGTTCTATCTGCGAGGTTTGCGCGGCAAGGCTGCACGCATCGAAGAGCGTCGCGACGAGGCACCGGCTCCGGCGCGCGGCTAA
- the rimM gene encoding 16S rRNA processing protein RimM, which translates to MRSKFQTTDGGTGGLPETVLVGTILRPHGIQGEVTVAIWSDNERRFAPGVEFRATSPAAVSRPVRPAAPAVAEARPAAPRRERLLRIERCSPYKGGLRIAFSGIADREAAEGLRGLELRVPLAEVPEAPAGTYYVFELIGCRCFDEIDGDIGTVVDIHEDGGGTLLEVGKDGTRSVIPFVEAFLIRVDRDSRRIDLRLPEGLLATCAFKS; encoded by the coding sequence ATGAGGTCGAAGTTTCAGACGACTGACGGCGGCACCGGCGGGCTGCCGGAAACGGTCCTGGTCGGCACCATTCTGCGTCCCCACGGCATCCAAGGCGAAGTGACGGTCGCGATCTGGAGCGACAACGAACGGCGTTTCGCGCCGGGCGTCGAGTTCCGGGCGACCTCTCCTGCCGCCGTCTCCAGGCCGGTCCGTCCTGCGGCTCCGGCGGTTGCCGAGGCCCGGCCGGCTGCTCCGCGCCGGGAGCGACTCCTGCGCATCGAACGCTGCTCCCCCTACAAAGGCGGTCTGCGGATCGCGTTCTCCGGTATCGCTGACCGAGAAGCGGCAGAGGGCCTGCGCGGCCTCGAGCTTCGGGTCCCTCTGGCCGAGGTCCCGGAGGCGCCCGCCGGCACCTACTACGTCTTCGAGCTCATCGGCTGCCGCTGCTTCGACGAGATCGACGGCGACATCGGCACGGTCGTCGACATCCACGAGGACGGCGGCGGCACGCTGCTCGAGGTGGGCAAGGACGGCACGCGATCGGTGATCCCGTTCGTCGAGGCCTTCCTGATCCGGGTCGACCGCGATTCGCGACGGATCGACCTCCGCCTTCCGGAAGGACTGCTGGCGACGTGCGCATTCAAGTCCTGA